cttcaattgggatGCGTGCATAACATAAACCACATTTCTAAATCTTTGCCATTGTTTCCCTAATGGCCCTGTTCGCTTGTGCGCTGGGAGAAATTGTACTTGCAAATATGAGACAACTTCGATTGTTCAGAATATTAACCTGAACCGTTTCCTAACTGAACATACTAGAACCATAACATTGTGTGTTTTTACGAACCTCTTTAATTTGGTCATCCTCGTACACCAGTCGAAGACTCAGATTCAGCGCTGTGTGGAACATCTCATCTAAAACATGTTTCCAAACAATGGGCCTGTCTACCTTCCACACCAAGAATTGTGCCTGTCTGGCTCCCGTCACAGCTAATCTCTGCAACGAGATGACACATTGTCATAGAGTGCAAAAGTAAAAACACTAGCACGGCTGCGTGTGCGCGTGCACGTGGTACATATAACAGGGAAGTGCTTTACCTCCATCCTTCCACAGCTTATAGAGAATTGTGGGAATTTCCTTCTTTTCAACAAGTGTCATATCTGAAATCTATAAATATTGGAGAAAGTATTCGAAATATCAAATGTGCTATTCTAACAACAAAAACCTTGACTTGCTCCAAACACGTAAAGTTCCGTGGTCATTCTACCAACGGTCATGATAAACTGAATAATTCATCGTACAGATGCGAGTGGTGGAACTCATAACAATGTTATTACCTTATCCATCTCAAGTGCACGACTTGAAGTCGACAGTAGCCTAAACATTTTATAAGCATCTCTCCCATATCTTTTCAAAACAATTGACTCCACCtgcagaaaagaaaaggtaCTTTGACATCGGTCCTGGtgaataaaaatgaattttCATATATCTTGAAAGAACAAAATCAGATAAAACCTCATCATTCTGAGCCAGCTCAAGAATTTTCTTCAAGTCTGTACAAGAAATAAATGCGTCAATGAAAACTCAGTACAAATCTGTTACTATGTTATCCATAAGAAAGatgaaaggaaaaataaaaaccagAAATCAATTGTATGAGAAGAAGCGAACTGTACCAACACTATACGACTCATCCCCATCTACATCCCTTTCATTGCAGAACAGGCTGAGGGAAGCTTTGACGTAATCACATGTCAAATTACGACCAGCTTCACTGTTTATCACCTCCTCATAAATAGTACTGAATGATACAGGAACTGCAAAATCAATCAGCGAAACAATCAACGAAACTATTCCTTCGTTTCATTTATTAAGGTTTCATGTTATTtctaaaattattattatttgtatttgttggttTCATTTATTAAGGTTATTCCTTGGctaattttcaaacttttcttttttgtttggtcATACTTGTTGGAATCCCAGTTGTCCCACAGAGGTAATGAGAACAAGCAATTATATAGAATTatcccactctaactaacaccgagaCCTTTTGcaataaaaccccacacctgacgaaTTGAGCAAGTGGCcaagtggggacaatatcggtgttgttggagtgggcccatggcccgtctacctgaaatttaagaATACTCCTCCCCAATTACTATTGTTGAATTGTTTGTATTTTAAGTAGTTCTGAATCAACACTGTCTTGGCCTATAGAAATTATTAACGTATCATGTTATTTCTAAACTCATCAACATTTTCTTGGCCGAGAAATTGAACTGAAAATAACCAATTCACCACGCAATAATCCACACTTCCAGTTTACCTGAATTTTCCGTCTTTACTTTCTTCTCTGCAGTTCTAGTTGACATAAGCATTGCTCTTAAGACAAGTGCAGCTCCGTCATCCAGACGTGCTCTCACATTCTCGACGCAAGCCTAGACCACAAAACGAAAATTTACTTTCACCTCAGGCAGACTATGTAGAACCACatcaaaagataaaagaatGCATCTCGTAAAATGATAAGGTTGCGTATAGGAACACAAATAATAATGCAGAGAAAGAACTCAGGTAGGATTTGGACATTCCATGGAggatttccctttcctttacataattaattcttttttgtCAACCAAGCAATGCCCATTTGGATGTTCAGTCTACTCCAAGGTTCATTTCAATGAACCAAACTCTATAATTACAAAAGAGGGAAAAGTTTGAACTTTGAACTCAAATGCAAACCCAACATGTAGTTTCTGAAAAGCATGGCAACATTTAACTCACTCTTGACCTTCTTCTAGTCATCAAAAACCAAACTATCTCTACCAGTTAGTATCAATAAAGCCACAGAGCATCCGCATAAACAAATCCAGATTATGCCAAAACATACTCAACATATCATGTTTAACCAGAAAATCCAACTGCTCTCATTAATATGAATGGATAATTATAATTCACAAGAAAGCAGAAGAAAACCAACCTTGTGCCTTAGGCAGCGAATGAATTCCTCAAAATTAGCACGCCAAATAACCACTTCGTTATTAGCAAATTCTTCATCCAACTCCAAAGCATCATGCTTTCGCTGTGAATGCAGAAAATAGCACATTAGGATAGAGTAGCTTTCAAGAACGTTTATATTAGAACAAACTATCCCTGGTGTTTAAAAATGACCATACTTATACCAACCTTGTCCCTGGTACTCATACTAGAAGAACTACCCCCATGAGCATCGGTTTCAGAATCTATCAGGATTGAAAATCTCATAGCTGCTGCTGCTACGACACATTGTTCTATAGTCTCTGGTACTTCAACAATCTGTTAAAATTCCAAAAATGATTTATAAAGATACACTTTtgaaaaaacaaagtaaaaaatgtGCAACTTAAGGAGGTGCATAACTAAAGAtctcttttcttaattttccagCATATCAATGGAGTCTTTACCTTGGAACACTTAGGACCTTGCTTCTTTGGAGCATCTTTACTTgcttcttcaagaacttagaatctcttttcttaaaattgtaaaacaaaCCACCTCAGCAGTATATCCAATACTTGAATAATTTCCTTTATAATGGTTGGAAGCGCCTGGAATGCATACACAAGGACATTGGTCAAACTAAGCACGCATATTTGATACAAATTGAGATATTAGGAATAGCAGAAATATACCTTGTGTAGTATATCAAGCCCATCAACTTGCTTCTTAAAATCTGTAGAAAGAAGCCGCCTATGCACATCCTCTCTAAAGTACTTCGAAATATCATTCTGTATGTAATGTGCAAGTAAAATACTTTTCATAAATGCAATGACAATGaaaaacacaaggaattgtTCTGTGAAATCTGTACAAGTGTTCTATCCGTGGCTCTTCAAACTTAAACTTTTTAGCTACCAATCGCTCTCTATCCTCCTGCAGTTCAAATCCCCATTCATCAGTAGACTCAAGATTAGTACacaagttcaaattccatgCTATTGTCATATGTACGTTAATTGAATCTTTAACATTTATCAAGGCCTGTGACTGGACAGCTATATCTGGACGGACAGCTCTCTCAAAATTTCAGAACGCATGTCTCTGCTGCTTTACCAACATATGAGATGAGGATTTATCCTATAAAAGATTCCAGACGTCCAAGTGATTTCAGAAGCGAGTAATATATGAATAAACttaagtgtatatatatatgtactagCATATATACATAACATACACATTTGTGTGTCCGTGTCACAGAGCGTGTCTGTTACCTAAACCTTTTTACATCATTGTAAGATTTTTTCAATGTGTGCTTTGATGGATGGACAGGGTTAAAATAAATAAGACAAGAATTTCTTATGATAATCAATTACAATTTACCGTCAAAGCAGAGGAAGCTGGTTTCAGAAGATGAGCAGCATCAGAGAAATCACTTAACCCGGAAAGCTGTCTTGTCAACCACTCGACGAGATCTTTCCACCCTTCTGCACCAAGCTTGGTGTCTGATATAGCTGCTGTAATATAAGGAACCTACAACAACATACTGTTACACTACTTGACACGAGACTCAAATTTCAAATCACGAATAGAGATAAAAGACGGTCACCATTTTATCAAGATGAACAGCAGAGAGACATGAGTCTAAAGCAGTTAAGGTGCATTGTCTCATATGCTTCTTATTGTCTCCTAGACATTTCAAAACATCCGACAGAATGCTCTGCAATTCATGCAAAAGTTCAACTGTattaaaaacaacaaaacagATACTTCATATAAGTAGTTGTCAATTTGGATATAAACAAACCTTACTGAACTTTTCAACTGGTGCGCCCATTGCAGATGCAACAGTACCAACAACCGTTAAGGTTGCAGAGACCAAGTTCTTGTTGCTATCATATAAGCACCCACTTAAGGCACCAAACAACTCCGCCGGCAGTCAAACAATAAACAAGTTATCATGAAATTGAATGGCGACTATTCTGTAGGTAACAATAAATATATTGTTTGTACCAGTTAGTTCCAGTTGGCTGGATGCATGCATTAGCTTCTTCTAAAATTTTATTGACAGCTTCTTTTGACTCCAAGCGAACCTGGAAGATGGAAAATTAACACACCCAAAAGCTAAAAGGACCAGTCACCTGGACCAACAAATTTATGTATAGCACCCAAAAGCTTAATAGTAGAGTTCCTAGTGGCAGCAGCACTGGACTGCAGTTCAGTTTCTTTACAAAAATCAATCAAATCCTGTAAAACATATTATCCTCTTTATGTAAATTACTAAGTCCTAATTGATGACTGGAAGagatgaaagaaaacaaaatcggCTAAATCGGAACAGAATCCAAAAACCTTAAGTTTCATATGTGCAACACCAAAGTCTTCAACCGCTGAAACCATCCACAATACTCCCTCGCTGAGAACCTTAGGGTTCTTGTGctctttcataatttttttaaagctacaagaagaagaaatatcAATCAATCATTGGAGAACGAGCAATATATAGTGCATGCGCATGGGTATAAGATTAAGCATCCTTGCTTTCAGGAAAAACAGAAGGCATCCAGAAAAATGATGGCTAGTAGAAGAATCACATCTAAActtgctttttcaaaaattaatcCTGGACCTATGGCTTCAGAAAAAGAAGTGAGGCATTTCATGGCATGGGTCCGGGTCTTGATATCTGCAACCCGTTCACTAATACCTGTCAAAGTGCATAACACCATTAGAAACTAGATTTGACAACCTTATATGTTCATCCACAGCAACAACCTGAAGAGAGacaaaaaacaaaccaaacTCCAATCCTGATGTCTGatctaaattaaaataaaaactcaccCAGAAGACAAAGTACTACATATTTCTTAGGAAACTTCTTTGCAGTGGACGCCAGGTAATAAATTTTACCCGAAACACTAATAAGAGAGAAAAGCAAGCAAGATCTTATTAAACTTGCCTAACAAAATATTCAAAGCATAAATACCTGAACATTTTTTTCACTCAAACCAGGGACAGCACAAAGTAAACGAACTAACATCTCAATTGAATGGTCAATGTCCTGTAAACCTTCGACTTGCTGTTTAAATGAGGATATGGCTGCAACATAATCGAATATAATACATTCAACCAGAATATTGCATGGAAAACATGGGAATATCAACCATGTCAATTGACCACCAAAGACAAAAGGCAAACACATTAATCAATAACAGAACAGAGAAAGTAAAAAAAGTAGTTTACCATTGTAACAAACTActaaatatacatactacacaaaaaaaggtcgtacacagtgcacaaggcttccgCTTTACACAGGGTctaggagaggtgaatgtcggctagccttacccccatttatggagaggctgctcccaagtctcgaacccgagacctaccgctcatgggcgaaggcacttgccatcgcaccaagtgcgacctctaaatatacatactacacaatggaaaaataaaaaataaaaaattcatgaaATGTCTGAATATAAGTCACCTGAAAGAGTTTGCGCTATCCCCAGAGTTCGTTGGAGCCAAGTTTGATGTCATTGTTGTGGATCCACATTGGGAGGAATACGTTCATCGTGCTCCTGGTGTTGCTGACCACACAGAGTATTGGACATTTGAAGAAATAATGTGGTCTTGCAGTGGGGCTTTTATAGTTGTGAAAGTATATGTTGGGTGAAGACGAACAAAACTAATGCAACTCCTGGTTTGCGGCACGATGCCCATAGTATGTTTCAGCACTCAAAGGTTGGTGCAATTTTTCTTGTGTTCATGTTCTTCCTATTACCTGCCCTCCTCCCTTGATGAAAATGCTTTGTTGCCAATACAATGAAGGAGCATTGCTTGATGGGAATAAAAGGCACCGTTCGTCGCAGCACTGATGGCCATATAATCCAAGCCAACATTGATACAGATGTAATAATAGTCGGGGAACCCGCGTACGGCCAGTAACCACATGAAGAACGCTGGGTTTTATTGCTATGTGTGAATCACTGAATCATGGATATAAAGTTGAAAAGTGGTGTGGGTTTTTATCTCAATATTTCTGTGATCAAGTCTTATGATGTGTAGTGAGCTGGTGGCAGTAACAGTCTGCTATAGAGTTTGCCCTTGGGATGTGTCTAAAATGAGTTGAATGTTTTATGCTGTTGGTTTTGTACCATAGTAACTCGGTAATCTTATTATTTCAGTTATGTTTTAGACATTAAATGGTGACACAAGATCTCTGTAGCGAAATTTTACTTGAGGTGTAGACACGTAGAAAACAGTCGTATCCTCGAACAATTGACACATCAGGATTTCTTAAAGAGCCAAGAAGCTATATGCATTTGTTCTCTTTCCTACTAGTGGTTCATATTCTAAACCTCATAAATTTTCACTAGACACCAGACGGAGCTAGATTGTCTGGTTGCAACTTCTCCACACCTACATGCAAGGTCTTTACGTTTGTCCTCATCTTCACGGTTGTCCTCTTTACACTAGACCTGGTTGCACGTTCTTCATGGTCATTTGTCTTCGAGGAATCCCTTCACAAGTGTGAACTGTAGAAGCAAATCGAAGGGAGCAGCAGGTTTCCCCGATGGAAGACAAGTTTTGCGCGACGCTGACATCAGCGTCTTGCAATCTCCTCCCAAACAAAgatgtttatgcatgaaaagAGATGTGATGTAAATACTACAATTCCTTGAGAACAAAGCAAGCAACAATAACGGTAAAACTATCACAGATTACTATACCTGTAGAAGATAGGTTAGCATGGAATTCCTAAATGGAACATGGTCCTCCTTGTTCACCAAAGCAGACATCATGCAACTCAAGGATAACAAACTTTTGTTAATAGTTTGGGTTTCCTTCAACCGCTCTCCGGTTGCACCCGTCCTCGACAATCTCTCACTTCCAGCGAGATCGATAAGATTTAAGACCTCATTgacttcttgtttttgttttccccCGATATATGGACTCTGAAACCAAAATAAGGGAAGAAAGAAAAGTGCCCCATTTTAAAATGCTtcaatatttccacaaaaaaCATCATTCTGGGAAGCCTGGTGAAATACTTTGTCAAAGGTCAAATGATGATTTTGTCCTGCAAagttaataaaacatttatagAAAATTAGATTCAAATAATTCGTCACTATGATTTTAAACTagataagaaataaaacaagCATTAGAGTGCCCATACCATTTGGTAGCAAGTCGATGCCTCTGCCAAGAGACTCTGTTGCGGTAGGATAAGAAACTGCAGGCGCTTCATTCTCATTAGCTAGCCACGGTCAAACTCGACAAAAGACCCTCATATTTCCTTTTACTTCCTATTAAAGAagaagattcatacctaaaataTTCCAATTACGATTCTCTTCTAAACCACATATTGTTAAATACATCTGACATACTAAATACAACCCACTAATACTTTTTtccaattaaattttaaaacacaCCCCACTTACATTCCCAAATTGCCCTCACTTTCTGCATATACCATACACTCtctacatacaccccacatccaaaaagaagcaaatgaaTACACAACTAGGTTTCTGTCATGAATGTTTTTTTCTCCCACAGATATCAAATGCAAAAATCATGAATATTCATAACAAATGAGTTATTTTAGTTGATATCTAACGAACGCGAGATTTATGTTAACAAACATCAAATGATACGAACAAATATGGGTGAATAATCATAAACATGTGAAACAGCCTAAATAATTATAGGGTCTTTTTTCACGTTTACATTTCTGtcaattttagggtttaggtccaTCAATTTAGAGGTTCCTTTGAATTAGGG
This region of Malus domestica chromosome 07, GDT2T_hap1 genomic DNA includes:
- the LOC103439757 gene encoding uncharacterized protein, with amino-acid sequence MRFSILIDSETDAHGGSSSSMSTRDKRKHDALELDEEFANNEVVIWRANFEEFIRCLRHKACVENVRARLDDGAALVLRAMLMSTRTAEKKVKTENSVPVSFSTIYEEVINSEAGRNLTCDYVKASLSLFCNERDVDGDESYSVDLKKILELAQNDEVESIVLKRYGRDAYKMFRLLSTSSRALEMDKISDMTLVEKKEIPTILYKLWKDGEISCDGSQTGTILGVEGRQAHCLETCFR